TCATCCCTCCTTTGATCCAAAGACataatcctctcctctctcctccacggAATGGTGACGTCAACGTACAAGTTTCTAAGGACAACACTGTCTTGTACTTTTGTCTGAGTAATGGCCTCCTTCATAAAACAGAGATATGGCTTCATGTTGTTGGGTCTCAAGATATTCCCTGAAATGATAATGATTACCTGTAGTGCAATGTTTACAGTACTGAACTGAATATATTTCTATCAAACAGAATAATCCAAGGCAGagatgttgttgtgtgttaagCTACATGGCCCTGCCATCTCCACATTTCTTATTGTGTCTGCTCTTGCTGTTGAACAAATGCCTTAACTTGAACCATATATATCTAGACTGTCATCGTAGTAAGCTGCTTCTTTGCTCTCCACTCCCCCACTCTTTTCAATTCTCCCCTTCCTTTTCACCATTACAGAGGCACACGCACACCATTCTATTTATTGTGGTGTGTTAGCTGTGAGGGAGAATGCTTAAGAAGTTTTAGACACTTTAATGCAGTTGTGTAGTTAGATAGTGAGAAACGTGGCAAGGAGTGACAGTGTAAATAAAACACAATATGCTTCTCCCACACAACCAGATGTTGATGCAAATGTTATGTAGAATGATGAACCCTGAAGGGTGTTACAGAATGCAATACGATACCTCAGTCAATTGCCTTTTTATTTATGGAGGTTTTGTAGtctttggttttgtttttgccATTTTTCCTAGGAACTGATTTTAATAAATAACTAAAATCTCATTCTTTTTTTAACTTATGGACATTGTTTTCTCTTACATTAGGCCATGTGCTTGGTGTACATCACTTGCAGTACAGATTTTATACTAGGCTTACACGTTTACAAAtgtatcaaataggcctatgtatAAAGAGAGACATTTTACTCTCTTGGTTTATGTTATTTTAGGATGAGCAAATGGTTTAATAATAAACCAAACAGGTGGGTGATGTGCCCAGGTGGGTGATGTGCCCATGTGATGTATAGTTGGCTGctgaatgtttttgtttgtttgtttgtttatttattcctCTTTATGTAGGTTTATTTGGTTTCTTTGGTGTATTTTTGGCCATGTTCCTGGATCTCACCATAGGCCTGAGTCATTTCACTAATTTCATATGTATGAAGGCCATataagcctatagcctatagttGGAGGATGTCTCAACAGCAAATCACAAGGCAACAATTCCTAAAGCCTGAGTTGAAAAAGTATGATTGTTTATCGTTAAATTGTTGAATTTCCTTTAATAAACATCATCTGTTAACATGTGCCAGTGAGTTTTATGACATTTAATCTTATAACAGATATGCCTAATCTAGGCCTGCAGGCCTAGCCCTTACGTTACCCTCTACTGCAAGGATCTATTCTAGACAGGCCTAAGGCccccccagatgttttgggCTGGAAGTGAGAAAAAGTAGGctagatattcacatccagttgtcaTGGACTATGTGTAGGCTAAGCGATATCTCTAGTCATGGACTATGTGTAGGCTAATAACTAAGCGATATCTCTAGTCATGGACTATGTGTAGGCGAATAACTAAGCGATATCTCTAGTCATGGACTATGTGTAGGCTAATAACTAAGCAATATCTCTAGTCATGGACTATGTGTAGGCTAATAACTAAGCAATATCTCTAGTCATGGACTATGTGTAGGCGAATAACTAAGCGATATCTCTCTGATTAAAccagcactacaaaccatcctcaggaagaAAGATGCAGAATAGGAAACTGTTGGTTTTGCTGCACCAACTATCCTACTCTATTCTGATAAAAATGGAAAGACAGTGGCACGTGATAAATCTTAGCTTGCTCATAAGTGAGTGTAGTAAAAGAGTAGCCTAGATAATCAAACAACAATCTGacacccatgcagaaaaattaTACTGCCCATAAGAATGATTATGTCAGGTTCATTTCAATCAAGGTTATAGTTAAATAAAActaaaatgaaattaaatgaaaatgaaaacgatAGTTTTCCAAAATATGAGAACTAAATAAAAACTACAGTGAACAATGCAAAACTAACTAAAACTAAATAAAACTAACGCATAgcgttacaaaatatgaccgccactcagtTCTGTACCTCCTAAATAAAGCTAACGCATAgcgttacaaaatatgaccgccattcagtcctgtacatcctctcagcaaaaaaataaatcacgcttgttgTTGGTCTCCGtctcctactcttgcaacttgtaggctatattcgcgtgcctgtgtgtgtgtgtgtgtgtgctatgaccGCAGCTCAGTCCCTCATTCTCGatagatcaaaatgaaaagcaATGGTTTCGTGTCATCcctgcccaccaagtttcatacatCCCGGTCATCCCGGCCGGGatagttgacacaaaattactcaCTGGGGGTAAAAAtccggaagaaaaaaaactgcagTCATAACTAGGCATAAACTAAAACTAGAACATTCTGGAGAACTAAAACTAGCCTACCAAAACTACGATTTCACTTATAAAACCAactaaaactaaactaaaatCAGAAACCAAACTGAAAAACTAATCAAACGAATCAAAATAGAAACTAACGAAAATGTCAAAACTAATAACTCTGAATCCGGAGACACTCCCCTTTCCGATCTAAAGTTGACGCAGGTGTCTGTTGAAATATCACGCCCTAACTACGTTTCCCTTGTATCACTGCGAAGCTGCTCATGTGACAGTCAAATGACccgtaggctacagctgaaATCCGTAAACATTAACGCTATGGATCATTCTGCTGCTGTGTTGACTCTTGCTAGCGAGCCTCAATGTTATTATTTCAGGGCTTAAAATACATTGTGGGCCTAACAAATGTCGATGATGTGCTGCGATGGCTATGTTGTTATTGGAATAGACGAAATGTCTGAGACGGGTGTAAAATGAGGACGAGGTTTCTAAGATCAAACTACACTGTGTGGTTGTATGTATGTGGCTAGGTGACGTTAAAGTGGAGAGAAACCGAGCGATTACGTCAACTGGCAAACGTTGTCTTGTGCTGTGTGTAGTATCTCGTTATACAGCACAACCACTTCACCCTATCAGcacagtaggctaacgttaatgttccAAAGGAGCATGGAGGCACCAGAGTTACCTGTGGAGGTGAGTCCCCTGTAGCTAAGCTCCTACAGCCACTAACGTTAGTCTTTTAGCTAACGTTAAATATTTAGCATCAGCCAGTAGTCTCAAGCATATCCTTGTAAATTTAAATCGCAGTTGGAGATACCGCTCTTGTGTGCAGTGTTGTTTTAGCCATGAGTGTTGGCGAAGATGTGTCAATGATGCAGACATAATGACAGCTAGCCTTACTGCCAAGCTTGTTGTACCTAACTGTCTCATACTATTGGCTGCTAGGCTACAGAAGTCTGTGCTAAGTGAATGATGCTTTGTCCAAATAAGTCTGGGTTTAATATTTAAGAATAGGAGTACcaattgcacactgccctctccccacatacacagcacactatcccatctcctttgtaatccccccaacacacacaccaagacccctggcagctgggttagccccttgagccgtggatctgcccaaggtttcttccttggtaagggagtttttccttgcccctgttgctcttgggtgctccttgtcggtgccccccaccccacaatCCCAATATCCCAATATCCCAATcctccccacctttcttatgcagctgCCACTTAATCAAAAAACCTTGCCTAGTTAATTGATGGGCAGGTCAGATGATGTTCTAAcctctgtaccacatccatcaCTTTTGGAGAGCAGGTTTGGATTGTGCTTTCAGATTAACCACCCTGAGCTACTGTCCAGCAAGTTTGCATTAgttcatgtgcatgtatgtttgtgatTTTAAGGAAACCTGTTAAATACTGATGTCACCTTAAACATTATCCAGCTGAATAAGCCATGTTCTGTTTCTCCAGATAATTACCTACATCTTCAGTTTCCTTCATGTGTCGGACAGAAAAGAGGCTTCGTTGGTTTGCAGAAGCTGGTATGAAGCAAGCCAAGACTATCAGTTTCAGGTACATGTATAGGATGTCTCATAAGCCTAGTAATATTTGGGGAAGATCACGTGGTAACGGAGTTACACTCCCACTAGATGTTTTGGTGCCACTCAGCAATTAATGAACCAATATTTAAGACCGATATGTCAGTTTGTATGTGCCTACATGTACTTAAATAGTAGCACAAAATGGTCTGGTGAAATTAAATCTTCATATGATTTTAAAGCCAGAAAGTGCTCGGTAACAGAGTTACAGAAAATTAACATTCATTTCTTAGCATAAAAGTCAACATCATCAAACATGCGGTTCtcaaaatataacattaaaaaaaaaaactcctacaGAAGTGTTTCTACACTAATTGTTTCCTATAATATGACCAAGAATGTTGTAGTTTTGACGTGCTTCTAAGACATGTATGTTTCATAAGTCATGGTAACAGAGTTACATGGTAACGGAGTTACAAATGTTCCTATTGTTAAAACAAGATTTAATTGTGTAAATTGTTCCCAAAATTATCATGTATTCATTAGTTATAGTATGTTCCATCATAATGAAAGAAGCggttgcatgtgtatgtaatggTATGTGTTAgtggttgtatgtgtatgtaatggTATGTGTGAGTGGGGGGACTTATGTGTAGGGGGGTATGGtgtaatgggtgtgtgtgtgcagggctgaatcgcgcaggttcaacacaacgcaggttacattgggTAATTTGAACGCAGGTTCAATTTGGGGcaattgagctaaaagcccagccGAAGATATAGAAAGAATTCTGTGATTTTGCTGTAACTCCGTTACCATATTGATCTTTTCAAGAGCACAAATCTATACTGCCTGACACTCCACTTGTCATTATCTTCAGAATGTTGTAACCTTTGATCTAGGGcacataaaaacaaacttgAACAACTGATTGGTAATCATACCAGATGTGTTTGTAGAGATGtataaagttttattttttactctAGATGTTAACATGCACGTGATCTTCCCCATTTCTATAAAAAAGAACTGATTAGATGATGCTGCTCTTTGAGAGTCATATTGTTCCAGTTAGTGCAGTGGTGTACCCTCAACTCAGTAAGAATGAATGTTGCAACTGTGATGTTTTGAATAGCTTGTAGAATAGCTACAGCCACTAGCTTGCTTTGTCTACACATAACATCACTCTTACTTTTCCATGTGCTCCCTTACAGAAGAATGTAACCTTTAAGTTGCCCGCCTGCTCTTCCTCCTTGGAGGTGATTCGGGGACTCGGTAAGCGGTCCCGCTGTGGCCTCGTCATTAGTCACCTGGATGGGTCCAGTTTGTCCAGAGCTCTTCTGATGGAGGTGGCCATGCACTTAGGGCCCAGTCTGGAGACGCTGTCATTGCCAGGTAGCAGCATCACTGAGTCCTCCCTTCTTGACCTCCTGCCACACCTCACTGGCCTGCGCAAGCTGGACCTCCGAGGCCTGGACAGCCTCTTCATGTCAGGAGCTTTCCTGTCTCGAGAGGAACATCGTCACCAGGTAGCTTCACATTCCTAAATGGTTAACTTAACACTGGCATTGAACATTATGCTCATTTACACAGCTTTTCGGTCATTCTGCCATGGAATACAACATGCATGCAACCATGAAAACTGGGTTTTTATTTGCCACAGCTGTGGCCGTTGTCAAGGTCTGTACTATCACATCAGTGGGAAAAGTAGGAATGCATGGTAGAGAAGAGCCCTGTGTATGAGAAACAGAAGAGCCCTGTGGGCTTCATTCTCGTAGCAGCAAAGTCATAGGGCTCTTATGGAGGAAGTTTATCggttactctgagttaacttacccttGGTTTGTCACTAATACACCCCTGTCAACCAGGACTTGTGTATTATagtaagagaaggagagggtacTGTCATAAATGCCATACTGCTGTACTACTTACTGCATCTGACTTTTCTGTTAAGATCAGTTTACAGTACAGTATCCCATTTCAGAAACAGACGGTGGTTCAGGGACAGAAGATTGCACATGCAAATGCACATGCAAAGTCTGTCATAGCCAGTAGATGTTAGAATCGTTTGTTATGGCTTTATTTGGGCTTGCCTTCACATTCTCTCAAGTTCCTACACCCAAGTAGGTGTCTACCTCTGTTGACAGTGTTTGTTGTCTCTCTCACAGTATGGCGCAGACAATGGATAACTATTAACTAAAGTTAAGTTTGAAAATCACATAAATATCACTTTAGCTCTAGCAGAATCTTCAGAGGTTTCTTAGTTAGATTGCTTTTATTTCACAATACCTTCAGGGTTGGCTGTCTAAAGCCCTTTTCTATTTTCAAGAGCCTTTGTACTGTCAAAGATCCATTTGCACCATGAAAGCTTTCATTGTGTTGAAAATATTGATTTTGAGTCATTTTGTGATCATGCCTACCCTGCCAGTGGCACTTCTGGAACAATGTTACTGCAGGGCCAGTGTTTTGAGGGGCACGTTCAACCCAGGATGAAAAAGGCAAAGACAATCTTTAAGCGATCAAAACTTTTAGTTCTGTTCCTTGGAGCATAAAAAAAACGACATAAATTGTTTTTGTACAATGAGACTTTTGTTTTCTGTACAAAGAACCGTTGGGACCTTGTAAAAGAAAATAGCCTTCAGTGGTGTCAGAACTGTTTAACTATAGAGTTACCCTAACAGTATTTGGAAGAGTACTATTGGGTGAAGCTGCTTATTTAGCTCTGTACTGTCATAATATAAATGTAGGACTCTCAAGTTTCATGAACGTACTTTCTAATGAGTATTTTACTATCCCTAAGGTACGAAAGGCCTTGGAGGGTCTTGAGGAGTTGAACCTGTCAGACCTGAGGTACCTCTCAGACCTTTCCTTCAATCGGCTCACAGGCTGCACCCCGAGACTGAGGAGGCTGGCTCTCTCTGGCTGCCACATTGCCTTTGAGTTCGACCCGTACCGGGGGTGTCCTGTTGGGCCCGACTCCTCCGCCCTGCTCTCGCTGAGAAACCTCCGCCGGCTCCTTCAGCAGCAGGCCAGTACGGTGCGAGCTCTGGACCTGAGCCGGACCAGCATCACCCCGGAGTCGCTGCGCACGGTGGCCCAGGTGCCGGGCCTGGCTCTGGAGGAGCTGTGTCTGCGCGGCTGTAAGGAGCTGTCTGACCACGCTGTGGAGGTGCTGTGCCGCCACCAGCCCGCCATCCGGAGTCTGGACCTCAGCTCCTGCACCGAGCTCACCAGCCGCGCTGTGCAGGCCGTCACCTCGGGCCTGAAGGGGCTGCAGGTCCTCTCGCTGTCGCGGGATTGGCGAGTGACCGATAAGGGTCTAGCAGAGCTCATGAAACTGCCAAGCCTGCAGAGGCTGGACCTCTCGGAGTGCTTGCATGTCAGTGGTGCTGAGATGATCAAGGGACTCTCATCTCCACCGCCCAGGGCCCAACTGGAGAGCCTCAGCCTCAGGAGCTGCACCTATATCAGGGTCAGTCCCCACAGCCCCCCTTTGGGCATGATGAttgtgtactctctctctctctcgctgagcTGTTGTTAAACTAACATTCTGCCTTCCTTCCTCTGGTAAAACTCAGACTCCTGCCCTCTTGTGTCTTTACAGGACATTGCAATTTTCTCACTCAGTCAGCTGCTAGGCCTGAGCTTGAGAGTGCttgacctcacttcctgtgtctACCTCACTGATCTGAGTGTGCGGTCCATTGCCACGTATATGCCGGGGCTGCTGGTGCTGCGCCTGGGCTGGTGTAAGGAGATCACGGACTGGGGGCTGCTGGGAATGGTGGAGCCCACTAAGGAGTGTGAACCCAGCACTGAGAAGGTGAGAGAGGAGACTCAACTGTCACTGACACTGTCCATCTGAAAAGGAAAACAAGcatatttttgtgtgtattaAAGTGTACAATAAAGTGATGAACTGAAAATAACCTAAACAATTCCCCCACCCCAACAGGAAGACAAAGGGCCAAGCTTTACACGCACATTTGGTAACATGGGCTTCTTTCAGCCTCCCAGCCTGCCCTTTCAGGAGAAACCGCGGCTGGTGACTGATGAGGACCTGGGGGCTTTCCGAG
This DNA window, taken from Alosa sapidissima isolate fAloSap1 chromosome 11, fAloSap1.pri, whole genome shotgun sequence, encodes the following:
- the lrrc29 gene encoding F-box/LRR-repeat protein 3 isoform X1, coding for MFQRSMEAPELPVEIITYIFSFLHVSDRKEASLVCRSWYEASQDYQFQKNVTFKLPACSSSLEVIRGLGKRSRCGLVISHLDGSSLSRALLMEVAMHLGPSLETLSLPGSSITESSLLDLLPHLTGLRKLDLRGLDSLFMSGAFLSREEHRHQVRKALEGLEELNLSDLRYLSDLSFNRLTGCTPRLRRLALSGCHIAFEFDPYRGCPVGPDSSALLSLRNLRRLLQQQASTVRALDLSRTSITPESLRTVAQVPGLALEELCLRGCKELSDHAVEVLCRHQPAIRSLDLSSCTELTSRAVQAVTSGLKGLQVLSLSRDWRVTDKGLAELMKLPSLQRLDLSECLHVSGAEMIKGLSSPPPRAQLESLSLRSCTYIRDIAIFSLSQLLGLSLRVLDLTSCVYLTDLSVRSIATYMPGLLVLRLGWCKEITDWGLLGMVEPTKECEPSTEKEDKGPSFTRTFGNMGFFQPPSLPFQEKPRLVTDEDLGAFREQMGASLLAIRGIQELDLSACSKITDSSITQVVRFPDLQRLSLSMLPEISDESLASVAFYCRSLTSLALNHCPQISDQGIARAAPLLPRLQHLQLACCDAVTDRSLSVLAKHCKRLQTLDISMCKDITITKVDFLQSQLPYLENVQCRFVGGADLTITL
- the lrrc29 gene encoding F-box/LRR-repeat protein 14 isoform X2; translation: MFQRSMEAPELPVEIITYIFSFLHVSDRKEASLVCRSWYEASQDYQFQKNVTFKLPACSSSLEVIRGLGKRSRCGLVISHLDGSSLSRALLMEVAMHLGPSLETLSLPGSSITESSLLDLLPHLTGLRKLDLRGLDSLFMSGAFLSREEHRHQVRKALEGLEELNLSDLRYLSDLSFNRLTGCTPRLRRLALSGCHIAFEFDPYRGCPVGPDSSALLSLRNLRRLLQQQASTVRALDLSRTSITPESLRTVAQVPGLALEELCLRGCKELSDHAVEVLCRHQPAIRSLDLSSCTELTSRAVQAVTSGLKGLQVLSLSRDWRVTDKGLAELMKLPSLQRLDLSECLHVSGAEMIKGLSSPPPRAQLESLSLRSCTYIRDIAIFSLSQLLGLSLRVLDLTSCVYLTDLSVRSIATYMPGLLVLRLGWCKEITDWGLLGMVEPTKECEPSTEKPPSLPFQEKPRLVTDEDLGAFREQMGASLLAIRGIQELDLSACSKITDSSITQVVRFPDLQRLSLSMLPEISDESLASVAFYCRSLTSLALNHCPQISDQGIARAAPLLPRLQHLQLACCDAVTDRSLSVLAKHCKRLQTLDISMCKDITITKVDFLQSQLPYLENVQCRFVGGADLTITL